A section of the Ignavibacteriales bacterium genome encodes:
- a CDS encoding T9SS type A sorting domain-containing protein, translating into MIQKIKYLSLILFLSFVFSESYSQSFDCYYVDSSETTDNMPTFLGRVKPNRTTLSGDTLSPPLAHFPVIIVFVQFQDDAGYWDWPDKNTNNGKPIYLDSLIAAPNQYNSQTDWWDAYNQNTQQFSDYYMEASRGNLHVLGKAYSVVLSGNRSTYTNEYNMNQEILDSLTAQGVDWVNYDRWSYNTTDQKFYYTKDKRIDMIFRVVKSRAPSMPNYAGYNAFGGSYSSEHMIIQNNDTVYVNSGSGYLGSGITGSTYAQKYGYLALFRHELGHQMFSGGHSTYSAVSYGFGFDGFFSPNDMITNQYMEDTTFNFSNTSFELGDYSSRNSNLTGNVLTIPIQGDEIFSIAYRNKESYWDRPMSGDVALIGNIYNVSYELGRGLYIYHFREGYHLPVYLNDSFSDMECADGYWNWEFGGYDYQTVPSTCYQSPNPDWPYWNKTSARYDNDSSTLHKQILIGDGISFHYNTGGQTYPKWWGNGEKQSSVCEVGTDRIETNLDEIYTRGELAGDRDDPWLPGYNEVFSPYSSPSSSQWNQSKSNIFIWFHEENHGNAELNIYKVGQAGLDEDDILELTPPSRPMGLKNETCEFVNNYFRPKISWQHNMEPDMIRTGVSENYFKRYKIYRSVADSMDLVPPDAHSYSENVYTYIATVDIDTGTTPTFVDTSVISGCYLPDGECPPYCWIEYPIRYRVQAVDVYDDASVLSDFVKTTGIRTQPSGPGGGEEDERPVNGNGLDIPTTFALKQNFPNPFNPSTNIQFDLPKDVYVSIKVYDILGREVATIVNELRKAGSYIISFNGSKLSSGIYYYKIKAGNFVETKKMLLIK; encoded by the coding sequence ATGATACAGAAAATTAAGTATTTGAGTCTAATTTTATTTTTATCTTTTGTATTTAGTGAATCCTACTCTCAATCATTTGATTGTTATTATGTTGATAGTTCTGAAACTACAGATAATATGCCGACTTTTCTTGGCAGGGTTAAACCAAACAGAACGACATTGAGCGGAGATACATTGAGCCCTCCTTTAGCACATTTTCCCGTAATAATTGTTTTCGTTCAGTTTCAGGATGATGCCGGTTATTGGGATTGGCCAGATAAAAATACAAATAACGGTAAACCCATCTATCTGGATTCCCTGATAGCAGCTCCGAACCAATACAATAGCCAAACCGATTGGTGGGATGCTTATAATCAGAACACACAACAGTTCAGCGATTATTATATGGAGGCTAGCAGGGGGAACCTTCATGTTCTTGGAAAGGCTTATTCAGTTGTTTTAAGCGGAAACAGGAGCACTTATACTAATGAATATAACATGAACCAGGAAATACTTGATAGTCTTACAGCACAAGGAGTTGACTGGGTCAATTACGATAGGTGGAGCTATAATACAACGGACCAAAAATTTTATTATACAAAGGATAAACGAATTGATATGATATTTCGAGTTGTAAAATCCCGCGCTCCGTCCATGCCAAATTATGCAGGATACAATGCATTCGGAGGATCGTATAGTTCAGAGCATATGATAATTCAGAATAATGACACTGTGTATGTAAATTCTGGTTCAGGTTACTTAGGCTCGGGTATAACAGGCTCAACTTATGCCCAAAAATATGGTTACTTGGCTTTATTCAGACATGAGCTTGGGCATCAAATGTTTTCCGGTGGACATAGTACATATAGCGCTGTAAGTTATGGATTTGGGTTTGATGGGTTTTTCAGTCCCAATGATATGATCACTAATCAGTATATGGAGGATACAACATTTAACTTCAGTAATACTTCTTTTGAATTAGGAGACTATTCTTCAAGAAATTCAAATTTAACAGGGAATGTTTTAACCATACCGATTCAAGGAGATGAAATCTTTTCTATTGCTTATAGAAACAAAGAGTCCTATTGGGATAGACCAATGAGTGGTGATGTTGCACTTATAGGAAATATATATAATGTATCTTATGAATTAGGAAGAGGACTTTATATTTATCACTTTAGAGAAGGATACCACTTGCCTGTTTATCTTAATGATTCATTTTCAGATATGGAATGTGCTGATGGATACTGGAACTGGGAGTTTGGAGGATATGACTATCAGACTGTGCCCTCGACTTGTTACCAATCGCCAAATCCTGATTGGCCATACTGGAATAAAACGAGTGCAAGATATGATAATGATTCGAGCACTCTACATAAGCAAATACTAATCGGTGACGGTATAAGCTTTCACTACAATACAGGTGGTCAAACATATCCAAAATGGTGGGGCAATGGTGAAAAACAATCCAGTGTTTGCGAAGTTGGTACAGATAGAATTGAAACAAATTTAGATGAGATTTATACAAGAGGTGAACTTGCAGGCGATAGAGATGATCCCTGGTTGCCGGGATATAACGAAGTGTTTTCGCCATATTCAAGTCCGAGCTCAAGCCAATGGAATCAATCTAAAAGTAATATTTTTATCTGGTTCCATGAAGAAAATCATGGAAATGCAGAATTGAATATTTACAAGGTTGGACAAGCTGGTCTTGATGAAGATGATATTCTTGAACTAACTCCTCCTTCGCGACCAATGGGATTAAAAAACGAAACATGTGAATTTGTTAACAACTATTTTAGACCTAAGATATCCTGGCAGCATAATATGGAGCCTGATATGATACGAACAGGTGTATCTGAAAATTATTTTAAACGGTATAAAATATACAGATCAGTAGCCGATAGTATGGATTTAGTTCCACCCGATGCTCATAGCTATTCAGAAAATGTATACACTTATATTGCAACAGTGGATATAGATACCGGAACAACTCCAACGTTTGTTGATACATCAGTTATTTCCGGATGTTACCTTCCTGATGGAGAGTGTCCCCCTTATTGTTGGATAGAATATCCAATCAGGTATAGGGTACAGGCAGTGGATGTTTACGATGATGCCTCGGTTTTATCAGATTTTGTTAAAACTACCGGTATTCGAACACAACCTAGCGGACCAGGTGGTGGTGAGGAGGATGAACGTCCGGTAAATGGAAACGGATTGGACATTCCAACTACTTTTGCACTAAAACAGAACTTCCCAAATCCATTTAACCCATCAACAAACATTCAATTTGATCTACCAAAGGATGTATATGTTTCTATAAAGGTATATGACATCTTGGGAAGAGAAGTGGCTACAATTGTAAACGAACTAAGGAAAGCTGGAAGTTACATAATTTCATTTAACGGCTCTAAACTTTCCAGTGGCATTTATTATTACAAAATTAAGGCAGGTAATTTCGTAGAGACAAAAAAGATGTTATTGATAAAATAA
- a CDS encoding acyltransferase family protein, whose amino-acid sequence MQESKTGPGWSLNKRDPNIIKKILPLLELQYKYYFCVKSDGWENIPNGKVLLAGSHNGGLGSPDLGMFMYDWFSHFGVERELYGLMHKMVWKFMPSVAESLEKFGAIVAHPIVANKAFKRGASVLVYPGGGKDVFRPFHLWNKIFFNGHKGFIKLALKEDVPIIPVISVGAHHTLIVLGDILPLLKELHKMGMPWPFGIEPEVAPIFLGSPWGVGIGPMPNIPWPTKIYIRICKPIELPKPKKGQKNLSSEREYVNECYDHITTIMQKELDKLIEESSY is encoded by the coding sequence ATGCAAGAATCAAAAACTGGACCTGGTTGGTCTTTAAATAAACGAGATCCAAATATTATTAAGAAGATCCTGCCTCTTCTTGAATTGCAGTATAAATACTATTTTTGTGTTAAAAGTGATGGCTGGGAAAACATACCTAATGGGAAAGTTTTACTAGCAGGCTCTCACAATGGTGGCTTAGGTTCTCCCGATCTTGGTATGTTCATGTATGATTGGTTTTCCCATTTTGGAGTAGAACGTGAATTATATGGATTAATGCACAAAATGGTTTGGAAATTTATGCCATCAGTAGCAGAATCGTTAGAAAAATTTGGAGCAATAGTTGCACATCCTATAGTTGCCAATAAAGCATTTAAGAGGGGAGCATCAGTGCTTGTATACCCCGGTGGTGGAAAAGACGTGTTTCGTCCTTTTCATTTATGGAATAAAATTTTTTTTAACGGTCATAAAGGATTTATAAAACTTGCTTTAAAAGAAGATGTACCTATTATACCAGTAATTTCTGTAGGCGCTCATCATACCTTAATAGTTTTAGGTGATATACTACCTTTATTAAAAGAACTCCATAAAATGGGGATGCCCTGGCCTTTCGGAATAGAACCGGAAGTTGCACCAATCTTTCTTGGTTCACCGTGGGGAGTAGGAATTGGTCCTATGCCAAATATTCCTTGGCCAACAAAAATCTATATTAGAATTTGTAAACCGATTGAGTTACCTAAACCCAAGAAAGGGCAAAAAAACCTCTCATCTGAGAGAGAATATGTGAATGAATGTTATGATCATATCACTACAATTATGCAAAAAGAGCTTGATAAATTGATTGAAGAATCTTCGTATTAG
- a CDS encoding AAA family ATPase: MSLQLKKLDLHVHTPASYDFCNKKVTADQIVDQAIKVGLDAIAITDHNTVDFIDKIKESALEKAFVIFPGIEVSCHGGKEGPIHVIGLFDPSFGKDDLQKVVGALGIRGKGEEAFTAKSVNDVVNILREEGGLSVLAHANSTNGALSDIRGNPRINLIQNPKLSAVEATAGDFKKEIGKRLLDYLDGKDPQYKRELPVYKSSDNRSPDDNGHCLESIGSQFTYFKMGELTLESLRQCFEDPGSRIIQDYELDKIMHNHPILLSMTVKGGFLDGERFEFNPGMNSIIGGTGTGKSLAIEFLRFVFDYKPTTNSIYKDHIEKLKKELKLNGEIEVYFRDSSGDEYKLIRRLNDTRDPYSNVPVCTNLSTGKQYDGDISSIFPLLIYSQNEILEITRDSNAQLKLLDNFRNFEGYRKQSNGIEDQLADLDRDLFQAMSDSKNLKRVTKEYKTCEEKLQKINKKISGLDSLGKSDTYLKLFGEKESIEEKIKEYDILIASIDETIELFETNCPPKKASSKKAVDIIEFNLNKSYSNVIKALKKELSNIEGSRNKSEEVLSNWIKKTKYTHVEKGYLENIKLKEKEKELETERKALQKEKSNLKKRIDFAKKASEQFQNIRETRKSILEDLKLIKKNYYDERCKQADLINTKSNNKLNIIIQPGDNKTVYLEMLKKLKVGSQVEKTEIEDIVEKVSPVDLIEYALDENIKKIAKLCNLSELKAGNIIGELTHQNVLESLSMQYKGYPEDRIEINYQKKDENHYPLAELSMGQKADALIMIALGDGEMPVIIDQPEDALDVPSIWADICTRLRISKHARQFIFTTHNSSISVSSDSDQYIVLEADGKNGYIASSGSIDQKVIKDNVVGHLEGGYEAYKLKRKKYGL, encoded by the coding sequence ATGTCGCTTCAATTAAAAAAACTTGATTTACATGTTCATACGCCGGCATCATATGACTTTTGTAACAAAAAAGTTACCGCAGACCAAATTGTTGATCAAGCGATAAAAGTTGGTTTAGATGCTATTGCTATAACAGATCATAATACCGTTGATTTCATTGATAAAATAAAAGAGTCAGCCTTAGAAAAAGCCTTCGTTATATTTCCAGGTATAGAAGTTTCTTGTCATGGAGGTAAGGAAGGTCCTATTCATGTTATTGGTCTTTTTGATCCTTCATTTGGTAAAGACGATTTACAAAAAGTAGTCGGGGCTCTAGGTATCAGAGGTAAAGGAGAAGAAGCCTTTACCGCGAAAAGTGTTAATGATGTTGTAAACATTTTAAGGGAAGAGGGAGGTTTATCAGTTTTAGCTCACGCCAATTCTACTAATGGTGCACTTTCGGATATACGAGGAAATCCCCGTATTAATCTTATTCAAAATCCCAAACTTTCTGCGGTTGAAGCGACGGCGGGTGATTTTAAAAAAGAAATAGGTAAAAGATTGCTTGATTATTTGGATGGAAAGGATCCGCAATATAAGAGAGAGCTTCCAGTATATAAATCCTCGGATAATAGAAGCCCCGATGATAATGGTCATTGCTTAGAATCAATAGGTTCTCAATTTACATACTTTAAGATGGGTGAGCTAACTTTGGAATCCCTTCGCCAATGTTTTGAAGACCCAGGCAGTAGAATTATTCAGGATTATGAGCTTGACAAAATAATGCACAATCATCCAATTCTTTTGAGTATGACAGTTAAAGGAGGATTTCTTGATGGTGAACGTTTTGAATTTAATCCCGGAATGAATAGTATTATTGGCGGCACTGGTACAGGTAAATCACTAGCAATCGAATTTTTAAGATTTGTTTTTGATTACAAACCAACAACAAATTCAATTTACAAAGATCATATTGAAAAACTCAAAAAGGAATTAAAGCTTAATGGTGAAATTGAGGTTTATTTTCGTGACTCTTCAGGCGATGAATATAAGCTAATTCGAAGATTGAATGACACTAGGGATCCATACTCTAATGTTCCCGTTTGTACAAATTTATCTACTGGCAAGCAGTACGATGGTGATATCTCATCAATTTTCCCATTGTTAATTTACAGCCAAAACGAAATCCTTGAAATAACAAGAGATTCTAATGCACAATTAAAACTTCTTGATAATTTTAGAAATTTTGAAGGGTATCGTAAACAATCGAATGGTATTGAGGATCAGTTAGCAGATTTGGATCGAGATTTATTTCAAGCAATGTCGGATTCAAAAAACCTTAAAAGAGTTACAAAGGAGTACAAAACTTGTGAAGAAAAATTGCAAAAGATAAATAAAAAAATAAGTGGCCTAGATTCTCTAGGAAAGAGCGATACTTATTTAAAATTATTTGGCGAGAAGGAATCAATTGAAGAAAAAATTAAAGAATATGATATCTTAATAGCAAGTATTGATGAAACAATTGAGTTATTTGAAACGAACTGCCCACCCAAAAAAGCATCTTCTAAAAAAGCCGTAGATATTATTGAGTTTAATCTTAATAAAAGCTATAGTAATGTAATTAAAGCTCTTAAAAAAGAACTTTCAAACATTGAGGGGTCAAGAAATAAATCTGAAGAAGTTTTAAGTAATTGGATTAAAAAAACTAAGTATACTCATGTTGAAAAAGGATATTTAGAGAATATAAAATTGAAGGAAAAAGAAAAGGAATTGGAGACTGAACGGAAGGCTCTACAAAAAGAGAAAAGCAATCTCAAAAAAAGAATTGATTTTGCAAAAAAAGCTTCTGAACAATTTCAAAACATTAGAGAAACTAGAAAATCAATTTTAGAAGATCTAAAACTTATTAAGAAAAATTATTACGATGAGAGGTGCAAGCAAGCTGATCTCATTAACACCAAATCGAATAATAAACTTAATATTATTATTCAACCAGGTGATAATAAAACAGTATATTTAGAAATGCTTAAAAAGTTAAAAGTCGGTTCTCAAGTGGAGAAAACAGAAATTGAAGATATTGTAGAAAAAGTTTCACCGGTAGATCTAATAGAATATGCTTTAGACGAAAATATAAAGAAAATTGCCAAGCTATGTAATTTATCTGAATTGAAAGCAGGTAACATAATTGGAGAATTAACACATCAAAATGTACTTGAGAGTTTGTCGATGCAATATAAAGGATATCCTGAAGATAGGATCGAGATTAATTATCAAAAGAAAGATGAAAACCACTATCCGCTAGCAGAACTTTCTATGGGGCAAAAGGCAGATGCTTTAATAATGATTGCCCTAGGTGATGGAGAAATGCCTGTAATAATAGACCAACCTGAAGATGCCCTAGATGTACCCTCTATTTGGGCAGATATTTGCACAAGATTAAGAATTAGCAAACATGCTAGGCAATTTATATTTACAACTCATAATTCTAGCATTTCTGTTTCTTCTGACTCCGATCAATATATAGTATTAGAGGCTGATGGTAAAAATGGATATATAGCTTCATCAGGTTCCATTGATCAAAAAGTAATCAAAGACAACGTTGTTGGACATTTAGAAGGCGGATATGAAGCGTATAAACTTAAGAGAAAAAAATATGGACTTTAA